The Ananas comosus cultivar F153 linkage group 20, ASM154086v1, whole genome shotgun sequence region GCTTTTTATCTGATCCTTCGGACTCAATTGACAATACTACTTGACAATACTACTTGCTAATTTCAAAGAAATTTCCCAGAGATAAAACTACATTTCATTAGATTGAGGGTTATCATTTAGGGAAACACAaatcccttaaaaaaaaagtaggtcTCAATTTCATGAAAACcttttaaaagatttatttcgtcaaattagaaaataaaagttcaaaaattggGAAATCAAAATATGCCCCAAAATTAATGCTCCATTTCATCTAGTTCAGATCGTCCAAATGCAACTCACGGTAAAAGATAAATAGTTGGGACAGAAACTGTAAACATATTTTATTAGAacatttgaaaagaaaaaaaaaaaaaaaaaaaaaaaaaaagaaggttttcAACAGTCTGCCAAAAAAGGGTAGTACCACACTAATACCCTGTCAGACCATAAAGCATCACATATTTACAAGAGTTAACAAAAAGATTTTGAAATAGCAGTTTGCCGGATACGGTATTCCGCATCGATTGTCGAATTTCGGCATCTTCTAGTTTGCCGGATTTTGAAATAGCAATTTGTCAAATTTCGAAATCTTTCAGTTTGCTGGATACGAGTTTCTGCATTGATATTTGCAGGATACAGGGATCCAACACTGGCATGGCCAGCCTCCCCCTCCATGCCGAATGTGTTTCTAATTGCCTCTTTTATTTGAATGTAAAGTTTGCTATTTCCCGCCACCGGggctaaaattttattctaaaaacttcatataccctaaattatatttaacggtgttgatcattaatttgaacatcctaagatcgaaaataaaactatagtatcggagcccCGGTAcaaatagatagtatagtagtctaattatatatatatatatatatatatatatataatattgataGGCTAGAATAcctttagaagcaccaactccttggtgcttctaggtttctagcccttgatCTACTCCTTCattattaatagcctttggatcaaacattattccacctaccaccgcttaccaccatcatctcaatcctACATCTCTCGCGTCCAatgctaaaaactcaaaagcaccactccctTGGTGctttagaagtattctagttcaactatatatatatatatatatatatatatatatatatatatatatataatataatatatatatatatagattgagctagaatactctcgatagtaaacgggcgTTTTACtaccgagttgttttcgatgatagagcttccaaattgacgatcggctccgttgaatcatggatctataccacttgaagtgtttagaaatcaaatttcaaatcttttcgacatcatttgcctaatgatcaaagagtttcaaaatttgtaattttaatggtggataagagacgttttctcgtttaacggtgtaaagatatccaaatcaattgaatttttgttagaaaattctttaaactatttaaaacaagatctatactcttgatcttgattacaagactcctatcatcattttttaaagaatattcattttcagccattcattttttgttcactagatggataaaagaacaatatcgaaagtgcgtgaaatgtgatttctaggtagtttaaatggtttagatcatatttaacggagctgatcgtcaatttagaagctctatcatcgaaaacaactcgttagtaaaacgccccgtttactatcgagagtattctagctcaactctctctctctctctctctctctctctctctctctctctctatatatatatatatatatatatatatttcaaccTTAGAAATTTCTTACTGACTTATGTTGGCAAAGTTTTGTGGACCTTATATTAAGTGCCAAGCAACTAATTCATAAACTAATTGGGCCtgcattaaattttgatttgtttgctTTGAAGTCAACCGACCAATAGAAATACTAATGGAAAAAAATGAAGCAATACCTGTTTTGATAGCCATTTGGTTGGCTTTTTCCTTGAGACCAACGAGCTTtagatatatacatacatatcatGCCTTTAATCGGAGAGCTTCAGCACAACAACATGGGGCTCTGCCACTGCCATTCCAATGGCTTTTCATGGCGCGCACTGATTGTGTGGACTACGCTAGTAACAAACATGCTCAATAGTTTCTTTGGTGTTGGATGTCCTCAAGAAGAGTACGAAGCTCTTTTAGAATTCAGAGCTTCGTACAACAGAACAGGTCTGTCGTCGTGGGGAAAGCAGAGAGATTGTTGTCTCTGGGAGAGAGTTATTTGCGATAACAGCACCAAACAAGTGGCCGAACTGCAGTTATCAGACTTTCTGACATACCAACTAGTAACATATGGGATCCTTGATGTCCAAAGTTGGAAATTGAACTTGAGCATCTTTTCTTCGTTCCGTGAGCTACGACATCTTAATCTATCTGCTGATTATATATCAGGCTCCCTCTCAAGCGCCGGTAAGCCACATATTCATCttaatctcttcttcttcttcttcttttttcactACTGTTAATAATTTCTTATTGCTATAttgcttctctttttcttctcgaTAAAATGTCGAAGTTCGTCATTTTTATTTACAGACATATCAGGGCTTGACAAGTTGGAAGTCCTTGATCTGAGCATAAACGAAATTACTATTACTATCCCGCCATCTTTTAGAACTTTACGCTCGTTAAAAGTCTTGAACTTGGGGGATAATAATTCAAATGGCACGCTAGCTATCGAAGGTAACATGTCGTACTCTACGATTATAAGTACTCTAATAGGAAGATATGCACCGCTGAAATCATAATCGATATATCTTCTTGTTGATATTTTTATGCCTTTCTTGTTGTGTTCTCTTTCCAGCCTTAGTAGGATTGAAGAAGCTGCAGGTGCTTGATCTTGCAGGAAGCCATCTTACAGGAGAGATCCCGATGTCTTTGGGATATTTGACATCTCTCAAAGTCTTGAATTTGGGAAGAAATAATATAACCGGATCACTTCCTTCAGAAGGTACAAATTTTGTACTTCCCATTTCAAAATTTCCATATGCTACTCTTTGAGGATCATGCACCACAGGCATGTATGGTCTTATTATCTTGTGCAGTTCTCCAAGGACTAAAGAACCTACAGGAGTTGCAGCTTCAACATAATAATTTCAACGGGAGTCTTCCTCTAACTTTAGGAAACCTTTCGAGCCTTCAGCATGTTGATCTTTCTTATAACTCTTTCGAAGGAACGACACCGGAGCACCTCTTCACAGGACTTGGCTCACTTCAATATCTAGATCTTTCATATAACAATCTTCACGGAAATTTTCCATTGCACTCTTTTGCCAATATGTCAAAGCTTGAAGGACTCATACTGTCAGACAACAAGGGACTAGAAGTGCATATTAATAGTGGGAGTTCATTTCAACAAGTGCAATTGCGAATTCTTATGCTGTCAAGTTGTAAGCTGGATAAGAGTGCCATTCTCACCCCTAATTTTCTCTGCTCTCAACGTCAACTCGAAGTGCTTGACCTCTCTGACAACCACCTGACAGGAAACATCCCGGCTTGCCTACTCGACAACAACACCAAAATGGAATACTTGAACTTAGGAAGTAACTTATTGACAGGACCAATTCATCTTCCCAGCCATCACGTGAAAAGTATGAAAATAATTGATGTCTCTGTGAATCTCTTTGTTGGCTCAATCCGTTCTAATATTAGTATGGTTTTTCCTAATCTGATGGTTCTTAACTTGTCATCGAATCATTTAACTGGAAGCATCCCTTCATCATTAGCTACCATGAGACAATTGCAGATATTGGATCTCTCGGACAATCTTACCATCGGCAAAATACCAGCTCAACTGACGAGTAATAGTTCCCCATTTGCAGTCTTGAAGCTTTCCAATAATAATTTGCATGGAAAAATTCCTGATGTAAACTTTGTTGGTTCTAGTGCATGCTACTTGGATGGTAACATGCTATCAGGAACACTACCAAGCAACATCTCAAGAGATATAGATATACTGGATGTCCGTGACAATGAGCTAGATGGTTCAATTCCAGAAACCATTTCGGAGGCATCATCTTTGAAGTATCTCATTCTCAAAGGGAATCACTTGCATGGACAAATTCCGCAAAGCATATGCAATCTAACGACACTTTTCGTATTGGATCTCTCCGACAACAATTTCTCCAGTTCTTTACCTCCATGTTTCCCTCCAGACGTACTTTATCTCGATCTGGCTAACAATGCTTTCACTGGAGAAGTTCCACGTGTTCTTCTCAATTTCTCACAGCTTCTAGTGCTGGACATAAGCAAAAATCACCTTTCCGGTCCGATTCCAATGCAAATAGGAAGCGAGCttgaaatgaatattcttatTATGAGAGAAAATTCTTTCAAAGGACAATTGCCTGTTCAACTGTGCAATTTGAGAAAATTACGCATATTAGACCTATCACATAATCAGTTTGCTGGATCGATACCGTCTTGCATTGGTACAATGGCATTTAGAATCACCAAATCGGCTTTACTTTTTCAACTTTCGGACCTTTGGTCTTGGGCATTTATTTACCATCACTGGTCTGTTGGTCACTCGTCTATCGACCTAACCTACATCTCCACTGGGGGGCTACAAGAGGAAGAGTTTAGCACTAAAGGCAATTTGTATGAGTACCAAAATGATGGTTTGGTTTCTATGACCTTAATTGATATATCAGTAAACAAATTAACAGGAAAAATTCCAACTGAAATTGGAAATCTTAGTGGACTTGTTTCTCTAAACTTATCCTACAACCAACTTACGGGTCAGATCCCCGAAACCCTATCAAATCTATATCAGATTGAGAGTCTTGACATATCCAACAATAGATTAAGTGGTGACATTCCTTGGCAATTAGGCCAATTGAAGTTCTTAGAGGTGTTCTCTATTGCCCAAAACAATTTATCTGGATGCATACCGAGTTTTCGAGATCAATTGGCCACTTTTGGTAAGGCTACTTACGAGGGCAATGTTGGCCTACACGGACCACCATTAGACGAAACATGTGCTACTTCATCAAACAAAACAACATCatcagaagaagaagataaagaggTTAGTAGTATTGATAGAATCATCTTCTATGCAATATCTACAACTGCATATATAGGAGGTTTTTGGATTTCAATAGCTTTCTTGTTTTGCACTCGCTGCGGACGGACTGTGCGCATTAGACTGGATAATTGTGTTGATTTCTTGTATGGAGAAATTTCAATGGTTGTACATAAATTAGTTTTTATGAATCGGGGTGGCAATAGAAATAGGAAAAACCGTGTGTAATAAAATGTAGAACATTTTCATTATATATAGTGAGAACTTCTCTTGTTTCCTGCACCATTACTAAGGCTTTTGAATGTATATGTACTACTAACTtgttttatgtattttaaaaaaaaaagcaaaagatgtGACTCATAATGCACTGACATTATAAAGGTATTGTAGCTTCTTGATTCTAATTGTGGATTGTTGCACTGTGCCTACGGTTCTTGATTATGGCTTAGTATAACCCAAACTCTATCATGTAGCCAGCAGGCAACTTGCAAGCTTTAATTATAACTTAGCCCAACCAGATCTTGGCCACATAGGTAGGATGTTGGCTCATTTAACTCAACACTTATTGACCTTATAAATTATGTAATGCTATGCAATACTAcagtttttttatttgagtactGATTCCTATTTTTCTTCgtgtgccaaaaaaaaaagtctcaatAAATATCTGTTAACTAATCCTACTGTACCTTCCAAAGAACATAGTTGACGAATTAACAAAAATTGAGCTAGTATAGTATTGATAGTATAgaatagtatttactatcaTTACTATTCCACTAACCCCTACGGAATCTTAAGTATCCAATAGTCAAAAAATTGGTAATAGTTATTATTctcatactattaatagtattatagcTCTACTAGATTTACAGTATATTACTGTGAAATATTCTTTTCTGACAaacaattttacaaatttttgataaattcaTCAATTTGAATGATTGGattatattatcaattttataatttttaaacaatcCACCACAAACTCATCAATTTAAATTGCACTAAAAGTCACTTTATACCTCAAagtaaaacaaaattcaaaaaaagtcaaaaaaaaaaaaaatctaatctcCGATAAATATGACCTTTGACCTTGTTTCCATGGATGACACCCTCTAAAAAAGACCCTAAAAGAAAGCTCCTGCAGCATCCTTCAAAACTGAGGCCATTGCAAATTTTGTGGCCTTACATGAATATGCAGGGCTTTGCTCACTGATCTTTTGGCTATGCTCCAAacatgaatttgaattaaagataagaaaattaaataagagaagcaCAACGAAATTGAACAAAAAGTTCATGACACAACCAATAACTTACAAGTTCCAAATGTCGATTTtggatattttatattcaacacctAGAAATGAAAGTGAAGGGCCGCTTGAAATTTGATACGTCATATGTCTCTCCCACACTTGTTATTCTATTCCAAAAATCTATTTGAAAGGTGCTCTGTAGAATGATTCTAAAAGCCCTAAAAACTGCCAACGAAGTATGTAAAGAGTGTCTTAAATATTAGAGTATTTGTGAAAAGAAAATTTACGGAATCTAAGACGAGAAGCAGAGTTAAAACTTTCCACGTAAAATTCATTCACAACAATAATGTAAATTTCAATGGAAACTACTAAACTAAAAATAGAAGAACTATAGCAAAGGGTGATATGCATTCAGCCAAGCACAACATATCTAGTAAAATTTGAAGtaatcaaagaaaaaataaattttgaacgAATACTACAAAACgttttacaaaaatttacaaCAAAACAACCTATgtctaaaaaaatttgaacaaaaagaaTTGCTTTATTGCTTTTGGACTTCACTCTGCACTGAAGAAAACAAAGCAACGCTTCTGCTCCCATAACACTCTCCACCCACTTAaaaaaatacccaaaaaaataaaaaataaaaaagagatagGGAATGATAGCCTAAAAAATGTCCATGCCACTTGCTTGAATATATAGTACAAGTGAATTCGTAGGAAAAGAGATGGTAGAAATTTTTTGTCGTTACCTGTATGATGGACAGTCAATGATTTTGAAAGTTGAGGTTTTCTAGCTTTGCTGATAGTTTAAAGACAGTCAGTAGAGTAAGAGTTGATGTTCTCCCACTTCAACTTTTTGTTGCAACTGAACGCAAATTTACAACAAACCAAAAGgcataaatgagatatttattCGCGAAAATCACTTCATCTTATTTCACTTTCGGTAAAACAAACAGAGCTCCGCAAACTACAAGAAACGTGACAACAATGCCAGATGTCTATAGTAATCCAAGTACGGAGCGTTAAATGACTCTCCAGCAGGTGAAGAATATCTTCAGTCTGCCATCACTCACTTGTGGACTTCTCCATCTTTCTCAAATTGCAGATTTCTATGCCCACAATCTTTGAGtccataattaattaacaagctATCACCATCTCCAGGTTTCAACTTTCCAATGCCAAGTTGCAGAGTAGTGCCTAAGAATTGGCTTGCGATGTCAATGTTTATGGATACATTAGCCTGTTTGTTCGTCCGTAACTGATTTTCAGGTTAAATATGAACTTCAGTTGAGCTATAAAGATTAGGTAAAATTATATTCCTATCATTGCTTGTTTGAAAGGCTTCAGAACTGTggttatcatctttttttatttttttatttttaccgaATACTTCTGTACTATacaaaaaagagtgaaaaacgttataacaaataaaatttttctatttttttctctcctgtAATTAACTGTGCCCTGGGTAGGCGATTACAATATTTTGGGAAAGTGAAGTTACAGGAGAATTTAATGCCTGATGAATGAAATAAACTCCAAAAGTGACCATTTATGGCCGGAGACAACTTTACTTTCCTCTGCATTCAGTAAAACAAACATGCTCTATTTTACACCAGATCCAAAACTGAATGAGTTTTCCACAGTGGtggaaaaatttttgaaatttgactaTATTGAGATTAATAATGATTTTTGTAGATGCCCAATCCAACGCCGAATCCAAAGCTAGGCCACAGAACAAGTGAAAAAATACTACTACATTATTAATGTCTCaacctccgtttggttcggggttaaggaaaaagtagctattccaggaatagagttaagttcagggttaaagtgggttaaagtttttttgtatttggttgggggttggagttagtctagaataatgaaaaataatgtttggttggagtaggtgggataagaatataatgattgataaagaaggataataattggttggagtaggtgggataagaaaaatagtgggttattatgaatagaaaatagtgtttggttggagtttggtggggttatgTGGGGTTACCTAACCCACCCATTTTTTGAAATGTTTGGGaataatatgggggttaaggggttattcctccccttaacccccaaccaaacaagggctcAAAGATTTCAAAACGATACATTCATCTCTCTCATCcttggggttaaggggtggtCAGCATCAGTCAGTTTGATTCCATTTTCGCTTCAGTCAGTTTGATTCGATTTTCGCAGTTCTTTTTTCAAAACAATACCAAATCTAATTGAAAGTAT contains the following coding sequences:
- the LOC109725506 gene encoding probable LRR receptor-like serine/threonine-protein kinase At4g36180 encodes the protein MPLIGELQHNNMGLCHCHSNGFSWRALIVWTTLVTNMLNSFFGVGCPQEEYEALLEFRASYNRTGLSSWGKQRDCCLWERVICDNSTKQVAELQLSDFLTYQLVTYGILDVQSWKLNLSIFSSFRELRHLNLSADYISGSLSSADISGLDKLEVLDLSINEITITIPPSFRTLRSLKVLNLGDNNSNGTLAIEALVGLKKLQVLDLAGSHLTGEIPMSLGYLTSLKVLNLGRNNITGSLPSEVLQGLKNLQELQLQHNNFNGSLPLTLGNLSSLQHVDLSYNSFEGTTPEHLFTGLGSLQYLDLSYNNLHGNFPLHSFANMSKLEGLILSDNKGLEVHINSGSSFQQVQLRILMLSSCKLDKSAILTPNFLCSQRQLEVLDLSDNHLTGNIPACLLDNNTKMEYLNLGSNLLTGPIHLPSHHVKSMKIIDVSVNLFVGSIRSNISMVFPNLMVLNLSSNHLTGSIPSSLATMRQLQILDLSDNLTIGKIPAQLTSNSSPFAVLKLSNNNLHGKIPDVNFVGSSACYLDGNMLSGTLPSNISRDIDILDVRDNELDGSIPETISEASSLKYLILKGNHLHGQIPQSICNLTTLFVLDLSDNNFSSSLPPCFPPDVLYLDLANNAFTGEVPRVLLNFSQLLVLDISKNHLSGPIPMQIGSELEMNILIMRENSFKGQLPVQLCNLRKLRILDLSHNQFAGSIPSCIGTMAFRITKSALLFQLSDLWSWAFIYHHWSVGHSSIDLTYISTGGLQEEEFSTKGNLYEYQNDGLVSMTLIDISVNKLTGKIPTEIGNLSGLVSLNLSYNQLTGQIPETLSNLYQIESLDISNNRLSGDIPWQLGQLKFLEVFSIAQNNLSGCIPSFRDQLATFGKATYEGNVGLHGPPLDETCATSSNKTTSSEEEDKEVSSIDRIIFYAISTTAYIGGFWISIAFLFCTRCGRTVRIRLDNCVDFLYGEISMVVHKLVFMNRGGNRNRKNRV